CGGCCGTCCGGCCGAACGGTGTACGGGTGGAGTGAGCGGGTAGCCGGCCGACATGACCGTCACCGGGGTTCAGTTGCAGGAGTACCTGGCCGGGCTCGACTACCCGGTCTCGCGGGAGGATCTGGTCCGCTGGGGGCAGGAGAACGGGGCCAGCACGGCGATGTTGCAGATGTTCCAGGCGTTGCCGGTGGAGCAGTTCGAGTCGCCGGACGAGTTGAGCGCCGCGCTGACCACCCGCACCTGACCGGGGCGGTGGGGTCATCGGGCGTGCAGCAGCCGGAACAGCACCAGCCACTGTTCGGGCCAGACGTAGCCGACCGGGGTGTCCGATGCGATCCGGGTGGCCCGCAGCGCCGCCGCCACCCGGGACGGCGGGTGATGCCGGCGCAGGCTCGCGGCGAAGGAGCCGCCGACTCCCTCGAAGCCCACCGCCACCAGCCGCTGGTACGCCGGCAGGGCCGCCCGGGGTAGCAGCGGCTCCGCCCGACGCTCGATGCGCAGGATCCCGGCGTCCACCGCCGGCACCGGCCGGAACGCGGTACGCGGTACCCGTCCGGCCAGCCGCCAGCCGAACTCCGGCCAGGTCGAGACGGTGAGCCGGGTCCACCGGCCGTAGTCGCCGCTGCGCCGGCGGGCGTACTCCAGTTGGGTGAGCAGGGTGGCGGAGCGCAACCGGGGCGCGGCCAGGCACCACCGCACCACGGCCGAGGTCAGCGACCAGGGGATGTTGCCGACCACCGCGAACGGCTCCGGTGGTGGCTCGGCGGCCAGGAAGTCGGCCTGTCGGTGCTCGACGGTGGGCAGGGTCGCGCAGACGGCGGCCAACTCCCGGCCGGCGGCCGGATCCACCTCGTACGCCGTCAGTCGCGCGCAGCGGGCGGCGAGCGGCCGGGTCAGCTGGCCACGACCGGCGCCGACCTCCAGTAGGAGCCCGTCCGGATCGGGGTCGGCGGCGCGGACCAGCCGTGCCACGGCGGTCGGGTCGGCGAGAAAGTTCTGGCTGAGTACGGCCAGGCCGTCGCGGGCCAACTCACGGGCCGCCGTGGCGGCCGCCCGACGGGACCGGTCGCGTTCGGTAGGTCGGGATTTGCGGGGCGCCACGGGTCTTCGTCCTGTCTGTCGCCGTTCGGCGACGGGCTGGACAGGCAGCCGGGATTCCGGGCCTGTCCGAGTGGATCGGGACTCGGACGGCCCTGGACGATGGCGCGGGAACGCGGTGGTGCGGCAGCGACGGGGCGACAGCCCCGGGTGCGGCGGCAGGAATGAGCCGATCAGCGGCGGCGGGGCTCAGCCCCGGCTCGCCGCGAAGGTGAACCGATCAGCGGCGGGTCGCGTCCCGGCCGGCCAGGGCCGGACGCCGGACTCGCGGGCGGGACACCAACAAGAGGCCCCGAGCGGCCGGCGTACCGACCCCCTCGATCAGGGCATGCGTGAACATGCCCGCCACCCTAACCAACCCCAACCCCGCCCCTCCACCCATTTCCCCCACCCCCGACC
The nucleotide sequence above comes from Micromonospora sp. NBC_00389. Encoded proteins:
- the erm gene encoding ErmE/ErmH/ErmO/ErmR family 23S rRNA (adenine(2058)-N(6))-methyltransferase, whose protein sequence is MARDGLAVLSQNFLADPTAVARLVRAADPDPDGLLLEVGAGRGQLTRPLAARCARLTAYEVDPAAGRELAAVCATLPTVEHRQADFLAAEPPPEPFAVVGNIPWSLTSAVVRWCLAAPRLRSATLLTQLEYARRRSGDYGRWTRLTVSTWPEFGWRLAGRVPRTAFRPVPAVDAGILRIERRAEPLLPRAALPAYQRLVAVGFEGVGGSFAASLRRHHPPSRVAAALRATRIASDTPVGYVWPEQWLVLFRLLHAR
- a CDS encoding DUF2795 domain-containing protein, with protein sequence MTVTGVQLQEYLAGLDYPVSREDLVRWGQENGASTAMLQMFQALPVEQFESPDELSAALTTRT